In a single window of the Nitrospirae bacterium CG2_30_53_67 genome:
- a CDS encoding multidrug ABC transporter permease, which produces MKIPFSYSYRNLLTRRLTTVLTASGMALVVLVFASILMLSAGLRKTLVETGSYDNVVVIRKGAETEVQSGIDRLQASIVETRPEAAMGTDGRRLLAKEVVVLISLPKRGTDKPSNVVIRGISDPSLFLRPQVKLARGRMPRPGSSEIIAGQNISKRFKGGGMGETLRFGMRDWTVVGVFDSGNTGFSSEIWGDADQLMQAFRRPVYSSVIFKLSDPSKFKKLKADLESDPRLTVEVKRETTYYADQSEVMAKFLRIMGMSLTIIFSLGAIIGAMITMYAAVANRVSEIGVLRALGFQRRDILGAFITEALLLGFTGGCAGLFLASFLQLFTISTMNFQTFSELAFSFSLTFEIVYKSLGFSLIMGLAGGLLPAVRASRMNIVEALRTS; this is translated from the coding sequence ATGAAGATACCCTTCTCATACAGTTACCGTAATCTCCTGACCCGCCGTCTCACCACCGTGCTCACCGCCTCCGGCATGGCCCTGGTGGTCCTTGTTTTCGCATCGATCCTCATGCTCTCTGCAGGACTCAGGAAGACCCTCGTGGAGACCGGGTCCTACGATAACGTGGTGGTCATCCGGAAGGGGGCTGAGACTGAAGTCCAGAGCGGGATTGATCGGCTTCAGGCCTCCATCGTGGAAACCCGGCCCGAGGCGGCCATGGGTACGGACGGGCGGAGGCTTCTGGCCAAAGAGGTGGTGGTCCTGATCAGCCTTCCCAAGCGGGGGACCGACAAGCCCTCCAATGTCGTGATCCGGGGGATTTCCGACCCATCGCTCTTTCTGCGGCCGCAGGTGAAGCTGGCCCGGGGGCGGATGCCCAGGCCGGGTTCATCCGAGATCATCGCCGGCCAGAACATATCGAAACGATTCAAGGGAGGCGGCATGGGGGAGACCCTCCGCTTCGGCATGAGGGACTGGACCGTGGTCGGGGTATTTGATTCAGGGAACACCGGTTTCAGCTCCGAAATTTGGGGGGACGCGGACCAGCTCATGCAGGCATTCCGCAGGCCGGTCTATTCGTCCGTGATCTTCAAGCTCAGCGATCCGTCAAAATTCAAAAAGCTCAAGGCCGATCTGGAGAGCGACCCCCGCCTGACCGTAGAGGTCAAGCGGGAAACCACGTATTATGCGGATCAGTCCGAGGTCATGGCCAAGTTCCTCCGGATCATGGGAATGTCATTGACCATCATATTCTCCCTCGGCGCAATTATCGGCGCCATGATCACCATGTATGCGGCCGTGGCCAACCGCGTCAGTGAAATCGGCGTCCTGCGCGCCCTCGGGTTCCAGCGAAGGGACATCCTCGGCGCCTTTATCACGGAAGCGCTCCTGCTCGGTTTTACAGGCGGATGCGCAGGCCTCTTCCTTGCTTCATTCCTCCAGCTTTTTACCATCTCCACCATGAACTTCCAGACGTTTTCCGAACTGGCCTTCAGCTTCTCTCTGACCTTCGAAATCGTCTATAAGTCCCTGGGTTTTTCGCTGATCATGGGCCTTGCCGGCGGTCTCCTCCCCGCGGTCCGGGCCTCCCGCATGAATATCGTAGAGGCGCTGAGGACGAGTTAG